The Flavobacterium sp. IMCC34852 genome contains the following window.
GCAATAACTTATTCAACGTTTATCCTGACCAACAAGACGACTGGGTTGAAGCCGGTGGTTATTGGGATGCGGTACAAATGGGATTTGGCGGTGCGTACTACTACGCTCGTATGAATTTCAAATTCTAAAAACCAGCATAACTTTATTTTCAATCCCGAGATTCTTTCTCGGGATTTTTTATGCATATTTTGTAACAATTAAAAAAAATCATGTAACAGTTTCTCTCTTTTCGGAGGTTAACTTTGTATTGTTACCACTTGTTAAAGTAATCATGATAAGAGACAATCTAAGTTTATTGGTAGTATTCGACTATAGTAATGCACTTTCAAAAAAACTTCCGATAACAATTATATTGATAAAAACAAGAATCTACTCTCTGTTGGCTATTTGAATGAAAAAGGAAAGGCTGATGAAGTCAAAACAGACCAAGTAGTTCTTGACAAATTAATTGTTGTGAAGTCTCACTATATTTCATGTTTTGTTGGGAAAGCCCGGGCACTTGTGTTCGGGTTTTTGTTTTTAAGCATAAAAAAAACCTCAAAAAAATTGAGGTTTACAATATTATTCGTTGTGTAAAAAAGACTGTCTGTTGAGTAACGTTTCTTCACTTTCCACATGATTATCATCGGGTACGCAACAATCCACCGGACAAACGGCTGCACATTGCGGTTCTTCGTGAAAACCTTTACATTCGGTACATTTACCGGGAACTATATAATAAATATCATCCGATAGAGGTGTTTGAGCTGCATCTGCATCAACTTCGCTTCCATCGGGTAAAACAACTTTGCCTCTTAACTTGGTTCCGTCTTTATAACGCCAATCGTCAGCACCTTCGTAAATAGCAGTATTTGGACATTCGGGTTCACATGCACCACAGTTGATACATTCGTCTGTTATTATGATTGCCATAGCTAATTTTTAATTAATTTTGCGCAAAATTACAATCAAAACCATTCATAAACAAGCTACTGATGTTACAAATCGAGAAAAAAAAATGTTTTGTTGAATTAGGAAAGTTTTTAAACCAATTTTCTTTGGAAGAAAACAGTAAAAACGAGACAGTTTTACACAATGACTTGTTCTTCGATAGTTTTGTGGATTTAATTCATTTGTCGCAATCACACAATGGTTGGTTTACAC
Protein-coding sequences here:
- a CDS encoding 4Fe-4S dicluster domain-containing protein produces the protein MAIIITDECINCGACEPECPNTAIYEGADDWRYKDGTKLRGKVVLPDGSEVDADAAQTPLSDDIYYIVPGKCTECKGFHEEPQCAAVCPVDCCVPDDNHVESEETLLNRQSFLHNE